In Brevibacillus brevis NBRC 100599, a single genomic region encodes these proteins:
- a CDS encoding HPr family phosphocarrier protein, translating to MIRMNLEVAVSGGLHARPASVLVNLLNQYSSSVKMIYNDKQANGKSILSVMALGAKTGDEIMFEVEGADEQEVAASIAALFERNFAI from the coding sequence TTGATCCGAATGAATCTGGAAGTAGCCGTGAGTGGAGGTCTCCATGCTCGCCCTGCTTCTGTCTTGGTGAATCTGCTCAATCAATACAGCTCGTCAGTCAAGATGATCTACAATGACAAGCAGGCTAATGGCAAAAGCATCCTCAGCGTAATGGCTCTGGGGGCAAAGACCGGAGATGAAATTATGTTTGAGGTGGAGGGGGCCGATGAGCAAGAAGTGGCTGCCAGTATTGCGGCCCTATTTGAAAGGAACTTTGCCATCTAA